The following are from one region of the Candidatus Neomarinimicrobiota bacterium genome:
- a CDS encoding sigma-70 family RNA polymerase sigma factor encodes MDDKEKRMIIRAQNGDHYAFEQLVSNYDRQVLNLAYSIVGNIDDAQDIYQEALIAAYKALPKFKFKSSFFTWIYRIAVNKSITFKSKKLRTNTVSISRNDGNTFGVDHDLRLSHTDTPDLHSVNSELKYEIENAILKLSAKERMAFVLCHQQGHKIREAAELMECTSGTVKSYLFRAREKLKFHLKSYMES; translated from the coding sequence ATGGATGATAAGGAAAAAAGGATGATAATTCGAGCCCAAAACGGCGACCATTATGCTTTTGAACAGCTTGTGAGCAATTATGACCGGCAGGTACTCAACTTAGCCTATTCTATTGTCGGTAACATAGATGACGCTCAGGATATATATCAGGAAGCCCTTATCGCCGCTTACAAAGCTCTTCCTAAATTTAAATTTAAAAGTAGTTTCTTCACATGGATATACAGGATAGCGGTGAACAAGTCCATTACCTTCAAAAGTAAAAAGCTAAGGACAAACACGGTTTCTATATCACGAAATGATGGGAACACATTCGGCGTTGACCATGATTTGAGGCTGTCTCATACCGATACGCCTGATCTGCACTCTGTTAATTCTGAATTGAAATATGAAATTGAGAATGCTATTCTTAAATTATCCGCTAAAGAACGTATGGCATTCGTACTTTGTCATCAACAGGGTCATAAAATCAGAGAAGCGGCGGAACTTATGGAATGCACATCCGGGACGGTGAAGAGTTATCTATTCAGAGCGCGGGAAAAATTAAAATTTCATCTAAAATCTTATATGGAGTCATAA